The following nucleotide sequence is from Toxoplasma gondii ME49 chromosome IV, whole genome shotgun sequence.
aaggaacttGCAAGCGTGAGACACTCCCGAGGGGACGTCGAGGCGACGCCCCAGAGCGAGTGTGCGGCAGAGACGGTTGGGAGTTTGCGGAGAAACTCGCCTGCCTTGAACGTTTCCTCCCTCCTTTTCACACGCAAggcaagaaaggaaagagaaataCAAGACAGATACAAATCTTCGACAACGAAGATGTCAGGAAGGGAAAGAAGCTCGGCGAGAGTTTCTTCAGCGCGCCGAGGCTTTGAGTGGAAAACCGCGCGGCTGGTTGAACGCCGCAAAGCGCCACGAAAAGTCGGAAGTCAGCGTGTTTAGTCAAAATCGGGGAcggctttctctgcatttttTCTCTGAGTCTTTCTGAAGATTTCTCCACTCTTACTCCGCATGTCCACTGTTTTCTGCGGGCGTACAACCGAGGAAGAACCGCGACTGGCATGTCCTGCGGCCTCTGAGCGCCTTTCCCGCTGCgtcgagtgtatgtacacctgacCTCCCGGGAtacggaaaaaagaagaagaggagctgTTCATTTTTCATTTGTAGTCGGTCCAGTTCACCGGGGAGGCTTCGTTCTTTCTGGAAGAGGAGTCGAGTTTTTGCGAGGACACAAGGGGAGAGGGGGATTCTCAAAAGTCGACTTCCACTTCTGCAAAGGCTCTGCAAGCGGCGTCGAGTTTTCTCGAGTGCTGAACATCAGAAGGAACCCTCTGTGTGTTCTCTGACTCCTTtatccttcttctctctctccttcttctcttcgtcgcttccaCGCTTGTTCgacttccctttctccccctcttccccctctcttctccctcttcttcccttcctctccctttccttcctttaTACGCTTTCGTTCCTTTtccccttctgtctctgtctttcggTCTGAAGCTTGCTttgcgagaggagacagaggagatcGGCAGCGACGCTCGACTCGCGTAAGAGGGGAGATAAGCGAGAAGACTTGGcgactgagagagaagccgctcGAGGAGAAGGGCAGGGGATGCTGCAGAGAGGACAGCGGAGGACGGCAGCTagtgtcgagacagagaggggagactggtcgaagaagacagggcATCCCCATGCGCCGTTCTTTTGCAGTGAAGGCCTTTATCGTCCTCATCTCCGTGTTTTTTTCTATCTCCGTTTTTTGCcgcttttccttcgttccttTTTCATTCTTCAAACATTCTTCAAAGTCTGCGCTTCGCCCTCCCCGtgcctcctcccctctcagGACTCTCCCGCCTCGACTGATTCTtccgtctgccttctctctcggctctcgttctctttctgtttcttctttctgctctttttcgcctccCTCCCTTCGCTGCTCCCCACCCTGCGCCTGGTGAGTCGCTCCTggctcctccgtctctctttcaaGATGGGATTCTTCCTGCCTGCCCTCTTTGTGGGGGGTCTCGGCATGACGCAGCACTTGGCGTCGCGGGAGCTCGACGACCTGATTCGCCAGGCCGAACAGCCGCTCTTCGGCTTCTGGTGGGGAGTTGGCTTCGGCGTCGTTGTGGGCGTCTGGGTGGGCTGCAActtcgcgtccttcttccgtCGACTGAAGACTCTCTCCCTCGCACTCTGCGACCTCGCATCGAGCcgcggcggagaagacgggggACGAGGCTTGCGAGACGAGGCGCCTGGGCGCGACAGCCGAGACCGATGCGCGACTGCGACGAGAGACGGAAGCTGTGCACCGTGAACGGAAACCATCGGGACTCGGAGAAGTcgctggagaagagcaggCGCTGAGAAGAGCGAACCTGAAATGCCTTTCTGAAAGGGAAAACTGGCACACGCGTTTTGGAGCGACCAAACAGTCGCAAAATGCCGCTGCACCCCAGTGGAACTCGAAACGCGCAGCTCGGCCGCTTGCGCTCAGTTGACGCAGTCCTCTTTTTGCATTAAACCGTCTCTCAGGTTTctgtgcttcttttctttccctgCGCTTTgctttccacttttcttcgttgcttctccttcctttttctgccttttctgctgccgctgaagacgagggagagattCCACTGCCGAAGAAaagggggggagggggaagACATCGCGGCTCTGGGCCGGCCGGTGCTGGGAAACAGCCGGCGCCGCGGTGTACttgcagaaacagaaagagaatgaaaacgaaggaaacgagaagagaaagaggaaacatggacgaggcaggagaggaggaatTGAGGAAgtcacagaaagagaagtggaggcgagagcaaacaagacgagaaaaagacaggatAGGAGAATTTAGGGAACAGAGTTTGGAGGAAGAGTACACGAAATGAGAGAGAGATCATgagggaaagaaaagaacaagtgaagaagacacgaaaacAAATAAAGAGAATGAAAGGACGTTCGCTTTCTGCGCAAAACAAACACATGTTAAACGTAGTTGCATTTTTGAGGAGTTGCGTTTTCCGACGTTATTATGACATCGCTTCTTTTTCAACTCGAGCGAGGGGATAGATGAGTCTCGACGGATGTGGTGCGAGTCGaatttcttctctgtcgcgtctcttttTAAAAACGGTTTCGGTTTTTTTTCGGACTGTTGgctctgcgcatgcagtttgcaTTTTATTCGACCCCGCGTTCaagtctgtttttctgtctcttcgttcaCTGAGGGCTTCGCGAACGAGGCGAGACAGTccgtggagaagaaacgcgaaagacgTTTTTCGTTGAAACTCAAAAAGGCTGTCGCACCGCAAGTATCGCCCACACCACAATGCTGCGTTTTCCATCTTtagtctttctgtctttctgctcttacgtgtttctttcgctcttctctgcattcctctcgccttccccctccgtctcgttcttctgtctccttcgctcttctctgcattcctctcgccttccccctccttctcgttcttctgtctccttcgctcttctctgcattcctctcgccttccccctccgtctcgttcttctgtctccttcgctcttctctgcattcctctcgccttccccctccttctcgttcttctgtctccttcgctcttctctgcattcctctcgcctgccccctccttctcgttcttctgtctccttcgctcttctctgcattcctctcgccttccccctccttctcgttcttctgtctccttcgctcttctctgcattcctctcgccttccccctccgtctcgttcttctgtctccttcgctcttctctgcattcctctcgccttccccctccttctcgttcttctgtctccttcgctcttctctgcattcctctcgcctgccccctccttctcgttcttctgtctccttcgctcttctctgcattcctctcgccttccccctccttctcgttcttctgtctccttcgatctctcttcagtgtctctctcctttctccgagCTTCTCGCGCCTCAGAGGACACCCGGCCTGTGAAGACAGATGCGGAGGAGCTCTCGGTGCGTTAGCTGAGAGCCTCGAACGGTCCACATCCTTGCTCAAGATATATGGTGAGGTTAGTCCTCTGCATTTCAGAAGGAGCGGCGGTCGACGACGCGAGGTCTCGGTTCACATTTTCTCGCCTGAAACTTGACGCCACACTCCTGCTGTCCGGAGCTCGCTCTAGCAAGAGCGACAAACGAGCAACTGGCGCTTTCTAAAAAAGCTCTATATACCTCAAGCGATGCGTCAAGTTGCCAGAAGACTCAAAGGCCGCTGCGTTTCTGACTCCTCTTGTGTTCGAAACCGCGAGCAAATGCCGGCTGCCCCTTCTCTGCCATGTTCGCCACGGTCGCGGCAACCCACttgctttttctgcctcggcAGTCGCGCACTGAGACGCAGCGACGTGCACCGCGCAATCCACTGGCAAAAAGTAAACAGAAACGCCTGACGAACTGTTCTTACGCCGAGACACACTGTCCGAAAGAGAGCTTCCTGCTCTCCCCTGAAATGGCCCTCTTCCCCGCAAGAATTGTTTCCTTAGCGAAGTCTGGCAGCGGCGGCCGTTCACTGAGAGCCTACGCGCGTCACTTGAAAGCTGCGACTCAGGCAGGCGGCCTTTGAGCTACCGTTCCTCTCAGATTCGAattcgtctctgcgttttcagtGATGCGTCTAGCAGGGAGAGTGACACGGCGAAGAAACGAGTTCGCGCCCCCCCCATCCCCCCGACAAGTTGACACTCTGAGGCTTTTCGAGGACAGCGtcaacagaaagagagagatgaacCTCCGACGCGTCTGACGCTCGGTcaggcgagagagcaagCATCGCCGCTTCATGCGGTAGACGCCAGACTTGTCACGGGAGACATTCCTCTGCACAACGCAGGAGCGGGCGGCGTCAACTGGCGCAGCAGCCTGCAGCGTTCCCGGCCTTCCGAAGTCGACCAGCGACTCTGGCgagctgctttcttcttcttcttcttgcatCCGCGGTGGAGTGAACGCGATCGGGCCGGCAAGGCGCAGAAATCCGACGGCCCACTCGGCCGCTGAGTTTCAcctgcttcgtcctctttgCTGCCCGCGTGTGGAGGGGAGAACAAGGGGAGGTCCGCAGACGGAAGTCCGAGAGAAAGTTCGTCCGGGCCAACGAGAAAAGCGCGAGCACAACGACGAAACGCTTTCACACCGCGCCCACTACTGACGTTTACAAAACCGCTGGAAGGGCATCCTCCACCGGGTGAGTCaaagtgtctgtacacctctcCTGCGCGTCTCGTGTCTACATCCCTCTGTCGTCACCAGTGCATAACGAAGACTTCCTTGTTGATCGCCACCTagctacatatatatatatatatatacatacacaatCTTTATGTATAAGTATATGTGTTTATATATACCTGATTTGATCTCCCCCTCGATGCATTTACATCTAGCTTGCAGTCGCTATAGCTGTCGAAGAATAGACCTCGAAACGACCTAGACCTCTCTCCAGacatctgtgtctcttccacttcatctgtctgtctctcgacaCCGTCTCCACATCTGGCTACTTGTAGCTCATAATGGACATcgacgcctctctcttcgccgcgccctccttctccctctgtctctgtctctctccctctgtctctgtctctctgtgtagcCAGAGGACATGCGGAGAGTGTAGGAGGCGACGGCACTCGGTCAGCGTTTTTCGATCGCCGCCAacgttcttctgtttcgtcgcAAGCAGGAACAGAGAAGTCACGCCGAGATCCCGCACTGGCCCCGCCACACTGCGAGGGGAGACGGTCGCTGCGCAGAGGCGTCGCGCTGCTTCTGGGACTTGACGCGCTCGTCATggcaaagacgagaaagggaCGCGAGTCAAACGGATGCCGGCAGTGCAGACAAGCGGTCGGGGGCTTCCCTTTGGTCGCTCGTTTCTTCAACAAGCTCAAGGATTTGCTCGGTTTGGCTACCAGCTTCCCCCATCACGATTGGCTGCTTGCCAGCGCAGCCGCGGGCACTACTCCATCGTGCAGACACAAACGGCGGAAGATGCTTTTCCGGTCCCTGTAGAGCGTCGCGGGAGGACCGAGTTCTCGGACCTCTCCTTCAGCCATGACGAGAATCtggaaagagcagagagtcACGGAAGCGACTTCAGAGATATTGACTCATCCTCTCGCGTGGAGTCTGGCGCTTGGGGACTCGGACGAATTCTGTGACGTTTGAAGGTCAGTCGCTAGAAAGTGCAaagttcctcttctgtccGAGAGCTTGGACTGCGCTCAGAAGAAAGTCGAGTCCCGTTCAGAGACGCTTGAGTCTTTTGAGGTCCAACTCCTCTAGACATGCATGTTGTGCGCTTCGAATggctttcgtctcctttaaagaaaagaaacagctgTGAGCGGTGCGAAACGGTCGGTGCGAGAGATCAACTACTTTCAGGCTTTCAGCCAAGTGCCAAACAACAAAGAGAAGCATGTCGGCACCTGTCGCTTCCTACGAGAAACGACAGGCTACGCAGCTCAGCGAGAGGCTCGGCGGGGGTCTcagttttcctttctgttctccttcgtctctgctcgattcgtctttcttttcctctttcttcttcgttcttcgcctttgGTTCCCCACACCTTCCTCGAttcctctccgtcgttcctcgtgcttctctcttACTCGGTCGTAGTCAATTATTGTCTCCAGTTTGTGCGCAATCGTGATGAGCGTGGAGTCTCCGAAGTCTCGGCGAATCGTCTCCTTGATCAGGGCGTCGGTGCGCGGATCGACCACGGACGTCGCCTCGTCCAGCAAAAGAACTTTGCTCTTCCGCAGCAACGCTCTGAGGAAAACCGACACAAACAGACAATCAAAATCCTTTAGTTCACAaatacgcatgcagatgtccACAGTTGGGGACAGCTGTATACGTGATTGCACATGCGCctatatacacacatatatatacttgtacATGGAGAGACACAtacatttgcatgcacatgtacgcacacacacacatatacatatacatatatgtgcatatatatatatatatatatatacatagcTGTAGGTACAGGATGGGGACTGAGGACCGAAGGCGGTCTGTAGACCTCAGTTTGTGAGGTTGATTGACAGTGGCGTTCAGGAAAAAGGTTGAACTGCGGGCgcgccgcagagacacccgcTTCTCTGACCtcgcgagacagagcagTTGCCGCTGGCCCATCGAAAAATTCTGCCCATTCTCCTCCACCTGCATGTCCAACGCAGCCTTTCGCAGAGACCAGATCTCGTCTTCGCGATCTTCGAGAGGTACGTAACCGTCGACAGCCGCGCCGCGCTCGGGTGTGCAGACACCCCACACTCTCTCCCCACCTCCGTTCTGGGGAGAGTCttcgaaagaagagaagaacgccttggaagaggaagaagcagaagca
It contains:
- a CDS encoding hypothetical protein (encoded by transcript TGME49_320470~Predicted trans-membrane domain (TMHMM2.0):45-65:94-117:123-146:165-188) — translated: MLQRGQRRTAASVETERGDWSKKTGHPHAPFFCSEGLYRPHLRVFFYLRFLPLFLRSFFILQTFFKVCASPSPCLLPSQDSPASTDSSVCLLSRLSFSFCFFFLLFFASLPSLLPTLRLVSRSWLLRLSFKMGFFLPALFVGGLGMTQHLASRELDDLIRQAEQPLFGFWWGVGFGVVVGVWVGCNFASFFRRLKTLSLALCDLASSRGGEDGGRGLRDEAPGRDSRDRCATATRDGSCAP
- a CDS encoding hypothetical protein (encoded by transcript TGME49_320465) — protein: MAEKGQPAFARGFEHKRSRVSSEAREARRKERDTEERSKETEEREGGGRREECREERRRQKNEKEGEGERNAEKSEGDRRTRRRGKARGMQRRAKETRKSRKTERLKMENAALWCGRYLRCDSLFEFQRKTSFAFLLHGLSRLVREALSERRDRKTDLNAGSNKMQTACAEPTVRKKTETVFKKRRDREEIRLAPHPSRLIYPLARVEKEAMS